One window of the Klebsiella sp. WP3-W18-ESBL-02 genome contains the following:
- a CDS encoding aspartate/glutamate racemase: protein MKTIGLLGGMSWESTIPYYRLINEGVKQRLGGLHSAQILLHSVDFHDIERCQSQGDWQRAGDILAQAAIGLQQAGAEGIVLCTNTMHKVAEAIETACDVPFLHIADATGRAIQQRQMRRVALLGTRYTMEQDFYRGRLQQAFGISTLIPQADERQKINQIIFDELCLGEFSATSRDYYLGVIDALAKQGAEGVIFGCTEIGLLVPAELSPLPVFDTAAIHAQDAVAFMLS from the coding sequence ATGAAAACGATCGGTCTGTTGGGCGGCATGAGCTGGGAGTCTACGATTCCCTACTACCGCCTGATTAATGAAGGCGTAAAGCAGCGTCTTGGCGGCCTGCATTCGGCGCAGATTTTGCTGCACAGCGTAGATTTTCACGACATAGAACGCTGTCAGTCACAGGGCGACTGGCAGCGCGCGGGCGACATCCTCGCGCAGGCGGCGATCGGCCTCCAGCAGGCGGGAGCGGAAGGCATCGTCCTGTGTACGAACACGATGCATAAGGTGGCTGAAGCGATTGAAACCGCCTGCGATGTACCTTTCCTGCATATCGCGGATGCCACGGGCCGTGCCATTCAGCAACGACAGATGCGCCGCGTTGCGCTGTTGGGCACGCGCTACACCATGGAGCAGGATTTTTACCGCGGACGTTTGCAGCAGGCGTTTGGCATCAGCACGCTGATACCGCAGGCGGATGAAAGGCAGAAAATTAACCAGATTATTTTTGACGAGCTGTGCCTGGGAGAATTCAGCGCGACATCGCGCGACTATTACCTCGGCGTGATTGACGCGCTGGCAAAGCAGGGCGCGGAAGGCGTTATCTTCGGCTGTACCGAAATTGGTCTGCTGGTGCCCGCAGAGCTCAGCCCGCTGCCGGTATTTGATACGGCGGCGATCCATGCGCAAGATGCGGTGGCGTTTATGCTGTCTTAG
- a CDS encoding cupin domain-containing protein has protein sequence MFIFHKETTLEDLGNGVTRRILAHDGKMMAVEVNFEQGAIGPMHNHPHEQLTYVLSGEFEFTIGDEKHVVAAGDTLYKQPNIMHGCVCLKAGTLLDTFTPMRQDFLKA, from the coding sequence ATGTTTATTTTTCATAAAGAAACCACTCTTGAAGATCTGGGCAATGGAGTTACCCGCCGCATTCTCGCACACGATGGCAAGATGATGGCGGTTGAGGTGAACTTCGAACAGGGCGCTATCGGCCCGATGCACAACCACCCGCACGAGCAGCTAACCTACGTACTGTCCGGCGAGTTTGAGTTCACCATCGGCGACGAAAAACACGTCGTGGCCGCCGGCGATACGCTGTACAAACAGCCGAACATTATGCACGGCTGCGTGTGCCTGAAAGCCGGGACCCTGCTCGATACATTCACCCCTATGCGTCAG